A single Thermoleophilia bacterium DNA region contains:
- a CDS encoding helix-turn-helix domain-containing protein — MDSEERIKQSASAAMCSRSVETECLRRGPTCSVEEAAIVLGIGRSTAYAAARDGSLPTLRMSKRILVPTAKLIAMLGVEDDE, encoded by the coding sequence ATGGACAGCGAGGAAAGAATCAAGCAGAGCGCGAGCGCGGCGATGTGCTCGCGGAGTGTCGAAACCGAGTGCCTGCGCCGCGGCCCAACCTGCTCCGTCGAAGAGGCGGCGATCGTCCTCGGCATCGGCAGGAGCACTGCCTACGCGGCCGCCAGGGACGGCAGCCTGCCGACGCTGCGGATGTCCAAGCGCATCCTTGTGCCGACGGCGAAGCTGATCGCCATGTTGGGCGTCGAGGACGACGAGTGA
- a CDS encoding tyrosine-type recombinase/integrase: MRGSVRHRGNERGGSWEYICDVGLAPVQRCRECKKKYWVERRPKDSCPSCGGELVESEERRRQTKAGFATKKECLAAMNKVLVAVSEHNYQAPSKATVREYLTKEWLPAIKSTIRPSTFTSYTQHVECHICPHLGSVRLQQLSGSQVNALYALLAERGGKKGGPLSARTIHHVHTCLHKACKDAVRWGLITKNPLEAADPPRVKGGGAKEMKTWTKEQLRAFLASVTNDRLSPLWHTMAMTGMRRGEALGLRWIDIDLENARLSVRRSLVPTNREVIVSEPKTAKGRRVIALDAATVEVLKAQAARQLEEQHQWGDAWVDTGLVFTKENGEALDPETITRWFRVAVKNAMLPEIRLHDLRHTHATLALQAGIHPKVVSERLGHATVSITLDTYSHAIPAMQEEAAAMIAALVLNGAA; the protein is encoded by the coding sequence GTGAGAGGCTCCGTTCGTCATCGCGGCAACGAGCGCGGCGGTTCCTGGGAGTACATCTGCGATGTCGGTCTCGCGCCCGTGCAGCGCTGCCGGGAGTGCAAGAAGAAGTACTGGGTGGAACGGCGTCCCAAGGACAGCTGCCCTTCCTGTGGCGGCGAGCTCGTCGAATCCGAAGAACGTCGTCGTCAGACCAAGGCGGGCTTTGCGACGAAGAAAGAGTGCCTGGCGGCGATGAACAAGGTCCTGGTCGCCGTCTCGGAGCACAATTACCAAGCGCCGAGCAAAGCCACCGTGCGCGAGTACCTGACCAAGGAGTGGCTACCGGCAATCAAGTCAACGATCCGGCCCTCGACGTTCACCTCCTACACGCAGCACGTCGAGTGTCACATCTGTCCGCACCTCGGCTCGGTGAGACTGCAACAGCTCAGTGGCAGTCAAGTGAATGCGCTCTACGCGCTGCTTGCCGAACGCGGGGGCAAGAAGGGTGGACCGCTATCGGCGCGCACGATTCACCATGTGCATACCTGTCTGCACAAAGCCTGCAAGGATGCCGTCAGGTGGGGCCTCATCACCAAGAACCCGCTTGAGGCCGCCGACCCGCCACGGGTGAAGGGTGGTGGTGCCAAGGAGATGAAGACCTGGACGAAAGAGCAGCTGCGCGCTTTCTTGGCGTCCGTGACAAACGATCGTCTCTCCCCGCTCTGGCACACCATGGCGATGACCGGGATGCGCAGAGGAGAGGCCTTGGGGCTGCGCTGGATCGACATCGACCTTGAGAACGCACGCCTCTCGGTGCGTAGGTCACTGGTGCCCACCAACCGCGAGGTCATCGTCAGTGAACCGAAGACGGCCAAAGGCAGAAGGGTGATCGCGCTCGATGCGGCAACCGTCGAGGTGCTGAAGGCCCAGGCCGCGCGTCAACTCGAAGAGCAACACCAGTGGGGTGACGCCTGGGTCGACACCGGACTCGTGTTCACGAAGGAGAACGGCGAGGCGCTCGACCCGGAGACGATCACGCGCTGGTTCCGGGTCGCCGTCAAGAACGCGATGCTGCCGGAGATCAGGCTGCACGACCTGCGGCACACGCACGCGACGCTGGCGCTGCAGGCCGGCATCCATCCCAAGGTGGTCTCAGAGCGTCTGGGGCACGCGACGGTGTCGATCACGCTGGATACCTACTCGCACGCCATTCCGGCGATGCAGGAAGAGGCGGCAGCGATGATCGCAGCGCTCGTGCTGAACGGCGCCGCCTAG
- a CDS encoding DNA modification methylase: MKTIDEDELTVTLWPIDRPIPYARNPRSVPEVAIAKVAASLQEFGFRQPIVVDEDGVVIVGHTRLLAAQRLGMNEVPVHVATGLSPQQVKAYRIADNRTAMETSWDAELLPLELSELLGLGVDLEVTGFDPRELAALLSNPTEGLTGEDEVPEAPEEPVTNAGDLWLLGEHRLLCGDSTNPDDVQRVMGGKRAALMATDPPYLVDYDGGNHPQTWGKDGQAISSEEKTKHWDSYTDHESAVTFYADFLRTAIEHALTDEPFLYQFFGMMKVDIVLEAWRSVGLLPHQIIIWKKSRPVLTRCDYMYDFEPFMYGWKQGDRPRSGTRPPANATAVWEVASAIEDGAGGIHPTQKPVELIRRPITYHTLPGDLIYEPFSGSGTALIAAESTGRVCYAIEQSPQFVEVAVERWQNFTGKVAERVQARQ; encoded by the coding sequence GTGAAGACCATTGATGAAGACGAGCTCACGGTCACCCTGTGGCCGATCGACAGACCGATTCCCTATGCCCGCAACCCGCGCTCCGTCCCTGAGGTCGCCATCGCTAAAGTGGCGGCCTCGTTGCAGGAATTCGGTTTTCGTCAACCGATCGTCGTCGACGAGGACGGTGTCGTGATTGTCGGTCACACGCGACTGTTGGCGGCGCAGCGTCTCGGCATGAACGAGGTGCCGGTGCATGTCGCGACTGGTCTCTCGCCGCAACAGGTCAAGGCGTACCGCATTGCCGACAACAGGACGGCGATGGAGACGAGCTGGGATGCTGAGCTCTTGCCGCTCGAGCTTTCCGAACTCCTCGGTCTCGGCGTAGACCTGGAAGTCACCGGCTTCGACCCGCGCGAACTGGCGGCTCTGCTCTCGAACCCGACGGAGGGTCTCACGGGTGAGGATGAGGTACCGGAAGCACCGGAAGAACCGGTCACGAATGCCGGCGATCTCTGGCTCCTCGGTGAGCATCGTCTCCTCTGTGGCGACAGCACGAACCCCGACGATGTGCAACGCGTCATGGGCGGCAAGCGCGCCGCACTCATGGCAACCGATCCGCCGTATCTCGTTGACTACGACGGTGGCAACCACCCCCAGACCTGGGGCAAAGACGGACAGGCCATCTCCTCCGAGGAGAAGACGAAACACTGGGACTCATACACCGATCACGAAAGCGCCGTCACCTTTTACGCCGACTTCCTTAGGACCGCGATTGAGCACGCACTGACCGACGAGCCCTTCCTCTACCAGTTTTTCGGCATGATGAAGGTCGACATCGTCCTCGAGGCCTGGCGCAGCGTCGGTCTATTGCCGCACCAAATCATCATCTGGAAGAAGAGCCGCCCGGTGCTCACCCGCTGCGACTACATGTACGACTTCGAGCCTTTCATGTACGGCTGGAAGCAGGGTGATCGTCCACGATCAGGTACGCGCCCGCCGGCCAACGCGACGGCGGTGTGGGAAGTTGCCTCCGCGATCGAAGACGGCGCCGGCGGCATCCATCCGACGCAGAAGCCGGTTGAGCTCATACGTCGCCCAATCACCTACCACACGCTGCCGGGCGATCTCATCTACGAGCCCTTCAGTGGTTCCGGCACGGCACTGATCGCCGCCGAATCCACCGGCAGAGTCTGCTACGCGATCGAGCAGAGCCCGCAGTTCGTCGAGGTCGCCGTCGAGCGCTGGCAGAACTTCACCGGCAAGGTAGCCGAGCGTGTCCAAGCGCGCCAGTAA
- a CDS encoding DnaB-like helicase N-terminal domain-containing protein, whose amino-acid sequence MNSGAATVTAKEAASRADVLPERRVEEACLGAALVNDVAARVVAEEVETAAFASAAHRAIHTGVCRLVARGEDVDHLTVAAELERSGAINLIPGRDYLCVLAETTPAATHVRSYIARVKELARERHLRAALEKIGMSAQGRLDADSRTQLQGLLAESSDLLETDIADHVGVSLYDGAALAGLQLETPVALCEGLLYVGCSTDLVAEVKRGKTTMALAIARDVINGEPWCGRTTRKSGVLYLSEQSPHSFVPQVARAGLLGEERFCTLFHRDALALSWPEIGKVVERCARERGLNLVVVDNLSLWAGIEGDEENDAGVALATLRVIERLTGCGLAVLVLRHARKGGGSISEAGRGSSALAGGFDVLLHLKGDAHPRRRQLSVTGRVFAAEPPDWVIEMDDAGRYRSVGSVGAVKERDLREMLLGLLPATKEEAITEATIIEHCQANGIGKPKAQDVLRELCDENDPERPCERAKGAGSASSRAYGYWRRGDATQLPTS is encoded by the coding sequence ATGAACAGCGGCGCGGCAACGGTGACGGCGAAGGAAGCGGCGTCACGAGCGGACGTTCTTCCCGAACGGCGCGTCGAGGAAGCCTGCTTGGGCGCCGCTCTTGTGAACGATGTGGCGGCTCGTGTGGTTGCCGAGGAGGTCGAGACAGCGGCCTTTGCCTCTGCGGCGCACCGCGCGATCCATACGGGCGTCTGCCGTCTCGTCGCTCGTGGTGAGGACGTCGATCATCTCACGGTGGCGGCCGAGCTTGAGCGCAGCGGCGCCATCAACCTCATTCCGGGGCGCGACTACCTCTGCGTGTTGGCCGAGACGACGCCGGCGGCGACGCATGTGCGCAGCTACATCGCGCGCGTCAAAGAACTTGCGCGTGAGCGGCACCTGCGGGCCGCGTTGGAGAAGATCGGCATGTCTGCCCAAGGACGCCTCGATGCCGACAGCCGAACGCAGTTGCAGGGTCTGCTGGCCGAGTCCAGCGACCTCCTCGAGACCGACATTGCCGACCATGTGGGCGTCTCCCTCTACGACGGCGCTGCACTCGCCGGTCTGCAACTTGAGACACCCGTCGCGCTCTGCGAAGGTCTGCTCTACGTCGGCTGCAGCACGGACCTCGTGGCTGAGGTCAAACGGGGCAAGACCACCATGGCGCTGGCGATCGCGCGCGACGTGATCAACGGCGAGCCGTGGTGCGGAAGAACAACCAGAAAGAGCGGCGTCCTCTACCTCAGCGAGCAGTCGCCGCACTCGTTCGTGCCCCAAGTCGCTCGCGCCGGCCTGCTCGGTGAGGAGCGCTTCTGCACGCTCTTCCACCGCGACGCGCTCGCTCTCAGCTGGCCGGAGATTGGCAAGGTGGTTGAGCGCTGCGCGAGAGAACGCGGACTCAACCTCGTCGTCGTCGACAACCTCTCCCTCTGGGCCGGCATCGAGGGCGACGAGGAGAACGACGCCGGCGTGGCGCTGGCGACGCTACGGGTGATCGAGCGACTGACGGGCTGCGGCCTTGCGGTGCTCGTTCTGCGTCACGCCCGCAAAGGCGGTGGCTCGATCAGCGAGGCAGGACGCGGCAGTTCGGCGCTGGCCGGCGGCTTTGACGTGCTCCTGCACCTGAAGGGCGATGCACATCCGCGTCGCCGCCAGCTCTCCGTCACCGGCCGCGTCTTTGCCGCAGAACCGCCGGACTGGGTGATCGAGATGGACGATGCGGGCCGCTATCGATCTGTCGGATCGGTCGGTGCGGTGAAGGAGCGCGATCTGCGCGAAATGCTCCTCGGTCTGCTTCCCGCCACCAAGGAGGAAGCCATCACAGAGGCGACGATCATCGAGCATTGTCAGGCGAACGGCATCGGCAAGCCCAAGGCACAAGACGTGCTGCGTGAGCTCTGCGACGAGAACGATCCCGAGCGACCCTGTGAGCGCGCCAAGGGTGCCGGCTCGGCTTCGAGCCGCGCCTACGGCTACTGGAGGCGTGGCGATGCCACGCAACTACCTACCTCTTAA